The Pantoea vagans genome includes a window with the following:
- the oqxB gene encoding multidrug efflux RND transporter permease subunit OqxB codes for MDFSRFFIDRPIFAAVLSILIFTTGLIAIPLLPISEYPNVVPPSVQVRAEYPGANPKVIADSVATPLEEAINGVENMMYMKSVAGSDGVLVTTVTFRPGTDPDQAQVQVQNRVAQAEARLPEEVRQLGLTTQKMSPTLTLVVHMFSPHGKYDSLYLRNYATLKVKDELARLPGVGQIQIFGAGEYAMRVWLDPNKVAARGMTASDVVSAMQEQNVQVSAGQLGAEPTKKASDFLLSINTQGRLESEEQFGNIILKTADDGTLVRLRDVARIEMGSGSYALRSQLNNKDAVGIGIFQAPGANAIDLSNAVRAKMAELATRFPDDVQWAAPYDPTVFVRDSIRAVVQTLFEAIVLVVLVVILFLQTWRASIIPLLAVPVSVVGTFSVLYLLGFSLNTLSLFGLVLAIGIVVDDAIVVVENVERNIAMGLSPTAAAHQAMREVSGPIIAIALVLCAVFVPMAFLSGVTGQFYKQFAVTIAISTVISAINSLTLSPALAAKLLKAHDAPKDMPTRLIDRLLGWLFRPFNRFFQRSSDGYESMVGKTLRRRGAVFGVYVLLLAGAGFMFHTVPGGFIPTQDKLYLIGGVKMPEGSSLARTDEVIRKMSEIGMNTEGVAYSVAFPGLNALQFTNTPNTGTVFFGLKPFSERTRSAAEINAEINAKIAKIQQGFGFSIMPPPILGLGQGSGYSLYVQDRAGLGYGALQTAINTLSGAVMQTPGMMFPISSYQANVPQLDVQVDRDKAKAQGVSLTDLFSTLQIYLGSSYVNDFNKFGRTWRVMAQADGDFRDTVQDIANLRTRNNQGEMVPIGSMVNITTTYGPDPVIRYNGYPAADLIGDADPRVLSSAQAMEKLEAMSSQVLPNGMNIEWTDLSYQQATQGNTAFIVFPVAVLLAFLVLAALYESWTLPLAVILIVPVTMLSALVGVWLTGGDNNVFVQVGLVVLMGLACKNAILIVEFARELEMQGKGIVESALEACRLRLRPIVMTSIAFIAGTVPLILGEGAGAEVRGVTGITVFSGMLGVTLFGLFLTPVFYVTLRKLVTRKQPAAEVQTV; via the coding sequence ATGGATTTCTCCCGCTTTTTTATCGACCGACCGATCTTCGCGGCGGTGCTGTCGATTTTGATCTTTACCACCGGACTGATCGCCATACCGCTGTTGCCGATCAGTGAATATCCCAACGTGGTGCCACCCAGCGTGCAGGTGCGCGCGGAATACCCAGGTGCCAACCCCAAAGTGATTGCAGATTCCGTGGCGACGCCGCTGGAAGAGGCCATCAACGGGGTTGAGAACATGATGTACATGAAGTCGGTTGCCGGTTCCGATGGCGTGCTGGTCACCACCGTGACTTTCCGTCCAGGTACCGATCCCGATCAAGCGCAGGTCCAGGTGCAGAACCGTGTGGCGCAGGCGGAAGCCCGTTTGCCCGAAGAGGTGCGTCAACTCGGCCTGACCACACAGAAGATGTCACCCACGCTGACGCTGGTGGTGCATATGTTCTCGCCTCACGGTAAGTACGATTCACTCTATCTGCGTAACTACGCCACCTTAAAGGTCAAAGATGAACTGGCGCGCTTGCCTGGCGTGGGACAGATTCAGATCTTCGGTGCCGGTGAGTACGCGATGCGCGTCTGGCTCGACCCCAACAAAGTGGCGGCGCGTGGTATGACCGCTTCTGATGTGGTCAGCGCGATGCAGGAGCAGAACGTGCAGGTGTCTGCTGGTCAACTCGGTGCAGAGCCGACCAAAAAGGCCAGCGATTTCCTGCTGTCCATCAACACGCAGGGCCGCCTGGAGAGTGAAGAGCAGTTCGGCAATATCATTCTGAAGACCGCTGACGATGGTACGCTGGTGCGCCTGCGTGACGTGGCACGAATTGAGATGGGTTCAGGCAGCTATGCCCTGCGCTCTCAGTTGAATAACAAAGATGCCGTCGGTATCGGTATCTTCCAGGCGCCAGGCGCCAACGCCATCGATCTGTCTAATGCCGTGCGTGCCAAAATGGCCGAACTGGCGACTCGCTTCCCGGATGATGTGCAGTGGGCGGCACCTTACGATCCAACCGTGTTCGTGCGTGACTCGATCCGTGCCGTGGTGCAAACGCTGTTTGAGGCGATTGTGCTGGTGGTATTGGTGGTGATCCTGTTCCTGCAAACCTGGCGTGCCTCCATCATTCCGTTGCTGGCGGTGCCGGTTTCGGTGGTAGGTACTTTCAGCGTGCTCTATCTGTTGGGCTTCTCGCTGAACACGCTCAGTCTGTTTGGTCTGGTGCTGGCGATAGGTATCGTGGTCGATGACGCCATCGTGGTGGTGGAAAACGTCGAACGTAATATCGCCATGGGCCTGTCCCCCACCGCGGCGGCGCATCAGGCGATGCGTGAAGTGTCGGGACCGATTATCGCCATTGCCTTGGTGCTGTGTGCCGTATTCGTGCCGATGGCGTTCCTCTCCGGCGTGACGGGGCAATTCTATAAGCAGTTTGCGGTGACCATTGCTATTTCGACGGTGATTTCGGCGATCAACTCGCTGACCTTATCGCCAGCGCTGGCGGCGAAACTGTTGAAGGCACACGATGCGCCGAAGGATATGCCAACACGTCTGATTGATCGTCTGCTTGGCTGGTTATTCCGTCCGTTCAATCGCTTCTTCCAGCGCAGTTCGGATGGCTATGAGTCAATGGTGGGCAAAACCCTGCGTCGTCGCGGTGCGGTGTTCGGCGTCTACGTGCTGTTGCTGGCCGGTGCAGGCTTTATGTTCCACACCGTACCCGGCGGGTTTATCCCCACTCAGGACAAGCTCTACCTGATTGGCGGCGTGAAGATGCCTGAGGGTTCATCGCTGGCGCGTACCGATGAAGTGATTCGTAAGATGAGCGAGATCGGCATGAACACCGAAGGTGTGGCCTATTCGGTCGCCTTCCCCGGCCTGAACGCCCTGCAGTTCACCAACACGCCGAACACCGGTACCGTGTTCTTTGGCCTGAAACCATTTAGTGAACGTACACGTAGCGCAGCGGAGATCAATGCCGAGATCAACGCCAAGATCGCCAAAATCCAGCAAGGCTTCGGCTTCTCGATCATGCCACCGCCGATTCTCGGGTTAGGTCAAGGTTCGGGTTATTCGCTGTATGTGCAGGATCGTGCAGGTTTGGGCTACGGTGCGTTACAAACTGCCATCAACACCCTGTCCGGTGCGGTGATGCAGACCCCAGGCATGATGTTCCCGATCTCCTCTTACCAGGCAAACGTCCCGCAATTGGATGTGCAGGTGGATCGTGATAAAGCCAAGGCGCAAGGAGTGTCACTCACCGATCTGTTCAGCACCTTGCAAATCTATCTGGGTTCGTCTTACGTCAATGATTTCAACAAGTTTGGACGTACCTGGCGTGTGATGGCGCAGGCAGACGGCGATTTCCGCGATACCGTGCAGGATATCGCTAATCTGCGTACCCGTAATAACCAGGGTGAGATGGTACCGATTGGCAGTATGGTCAACATCACCACAACTTACGGTCCTGACCCGGTGATCCGTTACAACGGTTATCCAGCAGCCGACCTGATTGGTGACGCCGATCCGCGCGTGCTCTCCTCAGCCCAGGCGATGGAGAAGCTGGAAGCGATGTCGAGCCAGGTGCTGCCGAACGGTATGAACATCGAATGGACCGATCTGAGCTATCAGCAGGCAACCCAAGGTAACACCGCGTTTATCGTTTTCCCGGTGGCGGTACTGTTAGCCTTCCTGGTGTTGGCGGCGCTGTATGAGAGCTGGACCTTGCCGTTGGCGGTGATCCTGATTGTGCCAGTGACCATGCTGTCAGCGCTGGTCGGCGTGTGGCTGACTGGTGGCGATAACAACGTGTTTGTCCAGGTGGGCCTGGTGGTGCTGATGGGGCTGGCGTGTAAGAACGCGATTTTGATTGTCGAGTTTGCGCGTGAGCTGGAGATGCAGGGCAAAGGAATTGTCGAATCCGCGCTCGAAGCCTGTCGTCTCCGTCTGCGCCCGATCGTGATGACCTCTATCGCCTTTATCGCCGGTACCGTACCGCTGATTCTTGGTGAAGGTGCCGGTGCGGAAGTGCGTGGTGTCACAGGGATTACCGTGTTCTCCGGCATGCTGGGCGTGACGCTGTTTGGTCTGTTCCTGACGCCGGTGTTCTACGTGACATTGCGTAAGCTGGTGACGCGTAAGCAGCCCGCCGCAGAGGTACAGACGGTTTAA
- a CDS encoding sensor histidine kinase, with product MKRLSLTQRLTLVFALMLLISSALILLIQDNNRQQYSDAMIQNLSRDLAASIAKSSVLMNAGNTDGPALKQLFGQMMSYNPSVEVYLLDAQGRILANDAPAGHVHRDRVDVQPLQKLLDGGPLPVYGDDPRSTSTHKVFSVAPILNGNSTEGYLYVILQGENYQSLQQGVKLSVLRSAMLWSVVVIVLLGLVAGAVAYYWVTRPVRKLTQKVTAGEGALHLLAAEPHSPQHDEVAQLHNAFIDMAKRIALQVEKLELKDQQRREFVANISHDLRTPLMSIQGYLETLSVKASSLTEAERSRYLQIALTQSEKVGMLAQQLFELARLEHGVVTPQYERFSLPDLVQDVIQKFELALEKSSLHLTVDIETGLPLVDADMSMIERVLTNLVDNAIRHTPSGGKIILRLWLEDQKVMMELEDNGPGISPEVSQTLFERPSIIDPNRRDNGGLGLVIVRRMLQLHRGDIALKPATGACFQLFVPL from the coding sequence ATGAAGCGCCTGTCGCTCACCCAACGATTAACGCTGGTCTTCGCGCTGATGCTGCTAATCAGCAGCGCGCTTATCCTGTTGATTCAAGACAATAATCGCCAGCAGTATAGCGACGCGATGATCCAGAACTTGTCGCGAGATCTGGCGGCGTCCATCGCCAAAAGCAGTGTGTTGATGAATGCCGGGAATACCGATGGCCCGGCCCTGAAACAGCTCTTTGGCCAGATGATGTCCTATAACCCCAGCGTTGAAGTTTATCTTTTGGATGCACAGGGGCGTATCCTGGCCAATGATGCGCCAGCAGGGCATGTGCACCGTGATCGTGTTGACGTCCAGCCCCTGCAAAAGTTGCTGGATGGGGGGCCGCTGCCCGTCTATGGTGACGATCCTCGTTCCACATCCACCCATAAAGTGTTCAGCGTCGCGCCAATCCTTAATGGCAACAGCACAGAGGGTTATCTGTATGTGATTTTGCAGGGGGAAAATTATCAATCTCTTCAGCAAGGGGTGAAATTATCTGTACTGCGCAGCGCGATGCTTTGGTCAGTGGTGGTGATCGTCCTGCTGGGATTGGTGGCTGGAGCGGTTGCCTACTATTGGGTGACGAGACCGGTGCGAAAACTCACACAAAAAGTGACTGCGGGTGAAGGTGCGCTACACCTTCTTGCCGCAGAACCCCATTCACCACAGCATGATGAAGTCGCTCAATTACACAATGCGTTCATTGATATGGCTAAGCGTATTGCTTTACAAGTCGAGAAGCTGGAGCTGAAAGATCAGCAGCGTCGTGAATTTGTCGCCAACATTTCGCATGACTTACGTACACCGCTGATGTCGATTCAGGGCTATCTGGAGACGCTTTCAGTGAAAGCCAGCAGCTTAACCGAGGCGGAACGCAGTCGATACCTGCAAATCGCGCTCACCCAGAGCGAAAAAGTCGGCATGCTGGCCCAGCAGCTGTTTGAGTTAGCCCGCCTTGAACATGGCGTTGTCACGCCACAATATGAACGCTTTTCGTTACCGGACCTGGTTCAGGATGTGATCCAGAAATTTGAGCTGGCGTTAGAGAAATCCAGTCTTCATTTAACTGTGGATATTGAGACGGGTTTGCCTTTGGTTGACGCGGATATGTCGATGATTGAGCGTGTCCTGACTAATCTGGTCGATAACGCGATCCGCCATACGCCGTCGGGTGGGAAAATCATTCTGCGTCTATGGCTCGAGGATCAAAAAGTGATGATGGAGCTGGAAGATAACGGCCCCGGCATTTCCCCGGAAGTCAGCCAGACGCTGTTTGAACGGCCCTCCATCATCGATCCGAATCGCCGTGACAATGGGGGATTAGGGCTGGTGATTGTCCGGCGTATGTTGCAATTGCATCGCGGAGACATTGCGCTAAAACCCGCCACCGGTGCCTGCTTCCAGCTTTTCGTCCCGCTATAA
- a CDS encoding response regulator transcription factor, protein MAKKILIVEDDGNIAELLHIHLRDEGFDITHAADGDKGSQLLESQRWDALIFDIMLPGVDGLELCRRARNLPHYTPIVMISARASEVHRVLGLELGADDYLTKPFSMLELVARVKALFRRQEAMSQNLRQDAGNLRLGSLSIDPVAREVKLAQTPIELTPREFELLYHFARHPGKVFSRLSLLNLVWGYQHEGYEHTVNTHINRLRLKIEATPAEPRWILTVWGQGYKFMVPDEGGNA, encoded by the coding sequence ATGGCTAAGAAAATCTTAATTGTTGAAGATGATGGGAATATCGCAGAGCTGTTGCACATTCACCTGCGCGATGAAGGCTTTGATATTACTCATGCAGCGGATGGCGACAAAGGCAGTCAACTGCTGGAGAGCCAGCGCTGGGATGCGCTGATTTTTGACATTATGTTGCCCGGTGTAGATGGGCTGGAACTCTGTCGCCGTGCGCGTAACTTGCCGCATTACACACCGATTGTGATGATCAGCGCGCGAGCCAGTGAGGTGCATCGAGTACTGGGTCTTGAACTGGGCGCGGATGACTATCTGACGAAGCCTTTCTCCATGCTGGAACTGGTGGCGCGGGTTAAAGCGCTGTTCCGTCGCCAGGAAGCGATGAGCCAGAATCTCCGTCAGGACGCAGGGAATCTTCGCCTTGGAAGCCTGAGCATTGATCCCGTCGCGCGTGAAGTCAAATTAGCACAGACGCCGATTGAGTTAACGCCGCGCGAGTTCGAGTTGCTTTACCATTTTGCCCGTCATCCGGGGAAGGTCTTCTCACGACTCAGCTTGTTGAATCTGGTGTGGGGCTATCAGCATGAAGGCTATGAACACACGGTGAATACGCATATCAATCGCTTGCGCCTGAAAATTGAAGCCACCCCGGCGGAACCACGCTGGATACTCACCGTTTGGGGACAGGGCTACAAGTTTATGGTGCCCGATGAGGGAGGCAATGCTTGA
- a CDS encoding cytochrome b/b6 domain-containing protein encodes MKSHNRKNIHPLWLRATHWINAVAMVLMILSGWRIYNASPLFPFSFPNEYTLGGWLGGALQWHFAAMWLFAANGILYLTLNIISGRFRQRFMPLSLPQLWQDGISALRGHLSHHDLSQYNMVQKFGYLLVVIDGMLLAVSGLVLWKSVQFPFLRDILGGYDTARFIHFFAMAFLCAFVVIHIVMVALVPKTLLLMTRGR; translated from the coding sequence ATGAAAAGCCACAACCGTAAAAATATTCATCCACTTTGGCTAAGAGCCACTCACTGGATAAATGCCGTTGCGATGGTGCTAATGATTCTTAGCGGCTGGCGAATTTATAATGCTTCACCGTTATTTCCGTTTTCCTTCCCAAATGAATACACCTTGGGTGGTTGGTTGGGTGGCGCGTTACAGTGGCATTTCGCTGCAATGTGGCTGTTTGCCGCCAATGGCATTCTCTATCTCACGTTGAATATCATCAGCGGGCGTTTTCGCCAACGATTCATGCCATTAAGCCTCCCCCAATTATGGCAGGATGGAATATCTGCATTGCGAGGACATCTCAGCCATCACGATTTAAGCCAATATAATATGGTGCAGAAGTTCGGCTATTTATTAGTCGTCATTGACGGCATGCTATTAGCGGTATCAGGCTTGGTGCTGTGGAAGTCAGTGCAGTTTCCTTTCCTGCGAGACATATTAGGTGGTTATGACACCGCACGCTTCATCCACTTTTTTGCCATGGCCTTTTTATGCGCATTTGTTGTTATTCATATAGTCATGGTAGCGCTGGTGCCTAAAACGTTATTACTGATGACGCGTGGACGTTAA
- a CDS encoding molybdopterin-dependent oxidoreductase: MTNKNIQPSASDKEALVKEATTLLAKQLSGHSRRHFLRMGLTVGGVAMLSGCDIDNNPDVENVLSRMSRLNDRIQGWLFSGYKMAPEYTLQDITRPFPFNAFYGEEDIPQINGDDYQLQIGGLVRDKRSWRLPELYQLSQHEQITRHICVEGWSAIGRWGGVRFSDFLQLIGADTKAKYVSFRCADDYYTSIDMASALHPQTLLALTWDGRLLPPKYGYPMKLRIPTKLGYKNPKHIISIEITNRFTGGYWEDQGYNWFGGS; the protein is encoded by the coding sequence ATGACAAATAAAAATATTCAGCCTTCAGCCAGTGATAAAGAAGCTTTGGTTAAGGAAGCCACCACCCTGCTGGCAAAACAATTGTCAGGGCATTCACGACGCCATTTTCTGCGTATGGGCTTAACCGTGGGCGGCGTAGCCATGCTGAGCGGGTGTGACATTGATAATAATCCAGATGTCGAAAATGTGTTAAGTCGGATGTCGCGTCTTAATGATCGTATTCAGGGATGGCTTTTCAGCGGTTATAAAATGGCACCTGAATATACACTGCAGGATATCACCCGTCCTTTTCCGTTTAATGCTTTTTACGGCGAAGAGGATATCCCGCAAATTAACGGTGATGATTATCAGTTGCAGATTGGTGGACTGGTACGTGATAAGCGCAGTTGGCGACTGCCAGAGTTATATCAATTATCACAACATGAACAAATCACGCGCCATATTTGCGTCGAAGGATGGAGTGCCATTGGCCGCTGGGGCGGCGTACGCTTCAGTGACTTCCTGCAATTAATTGGTGCAGACACCAAAGCAAAATATGTCAGTTTCCGTTGTGCGGATGACTATTACACCAGCATTGATATGGCATCGGCGCTCCATCCGCAAACGTTATTGGCTTTAACCTGGGATGGCCGCTTATTGCCGCCAAAATATGGTTATCCCATGAAACTGCGTATCCCAACCAAACTGGGCTACAAAAATCCGAAACACATTATTTCAATAGAAATCACCAACCGCTTTACCGGTGGCTACTGGGAAGACCAGGGCTACAACTGGTTTGGCGGCAGTTAA
- a CDS encoding pentapeptide MXKDX repeat protein produces MKKIIATLFTGALLMAASGAYAADTMAKDGMQNESAMSHDGMKKDSMKKPMKKHDGMKKDSMGKDGMAKDEMSKDGMSK; encoded by the coding sequence ATGAAAAAGATTATTGCAACGCTGTTCACTGGCGCACTGTTGATGGCTGCTTCAGGTGCTTATGCCGCTGACACTATGGCGAAAGATGGCATGCAAAATGAAAGCGCGATGTCCCACGACGGCATGAAGAAAGACAGCATGAAAAAGCCGATGAAAAAACATGACGGGATGAAGAAAGACAGCATGGGAAAAGACGGTATGGCAAAAGATGAAATGTCTAAGGATGGGATGTCAAAATAA
- a CDS encoding RrF2 family transcriptional regulator: protein MLDYRFPTALQMVLSVAMAEQLGKRSTSAILAYGLEANPSFIRKLMVPLTRDGIIVSTLGRTGSIHLGRPAAEITLRDIYTSVIEDKKLWASRPDVAPRCLVSANLCWYFKSIAEEAEEASLKVLETRTVADALAELKKHDTSSCEELPDLEIEDLCKKSR, encoded by the coding sequence ATGCTAGATTACCGCTTCCCGACAGCTTTGCAGATGGTTTTGAGCGTAGCGATGGCGGAGCAACTGGGTAAACGCTCGACCAGTGCCATACTGGCTTATGGTCTTGAAGCGAACCCCAGTTTCATTCGGAAACTTATGGTTCCGTTAACGCGCGATGGCATCATCGTCTCTACGCTTGGCCGTACCGGTTCGATTCATCTCGGTCGCCCTGCTGCGGAGATCACGCTGCGTGATATCTATACCTCGGTCATTGAAGATAAAAAGCTCTGGGCTTCGCGTCCCGATGTGGCACCCCGTTGCCTGGTCAGTGCTAACTTGTGCTGGTACTTCAAATCGATTGCGGAAGAGGCGGAAGAGGCCTCACTGAAAGTGCTGGAAACGCGCACAGTGGCAGATGCACTGGCTGAACTGAAGAAACATGACACCAGCAGCTGCGAAGAACTGCCCGATCTTGAAATCGAAGATCTCTGCAAAAAATCTCGCTGA
- a CDS encoding MFS transporter, which translates to MEHHPKPAVSAIVTLGLVQILSWGGSFYLMAVMANPIVAETGWSQQWVYGALSLGILVSGLLAPLSGRLISGSYGRVLLASSGAVMAIGLVIMGLSHHLLLFLFAWLIIGIGMAMGLYDSLFATLGTLYGGQARGAITGITLISGFCTSLVWPGTALLIHWLDWRGACFAIAGLLCLAVLPAYFYALPAPTRSTMTTAANKGAGRDELAPALFWLLCSIFTLASVIMTAISVQLISLLQASGHSLTAALAISAILGPCQVGSRIVDIAFKRGHPIWTTFFSVGLVAIGLILLTCYPQFALVSMVLYGAGNGLRAIVRGTLPLVMVKPEAYAIVVGRMARPALIGQALTPLVGGYIFQQFGANATLWLLCLLALTNVLLVWVLKHKLPPLDPQAS; encoded by the coding sequence GTGGAGCATCACCCTAAGCCTGCTGTATCTGCCATTGTCACTCTGGGACTGGTGCAAATCCTGTCGTGGGGCGGTTCATTTTACCTGATGGCCGTGATGGCCAACCCGATTGTGGCAGAAACCGGCTGGTCGCAGCAGTGGGTCTACGGCGCGCTGTCGCTGGGTATTTTGGTATCGGGCTTGCTGGCACCGTTGAGCGGCAGACTGATTTCAGGCTCTTATGGGCGGGTGTTGCTGGCATCCAGCGGGGCGGTGATGGCGATAGGGCTGGTGATCATGGGGTTGAGCCACCATCTGCTGCTGTTTCTCTTTGCCTGGCTGATTATCGGTATCGGGATGGCGATGGGCCTGTATGATTCGCTGTTTGCTACCCTCGGTACGTTGTATGGCGGGCAGGCGCGAGGGGCGATCACCGGTATTACGCTGATTTCCGGTTTTTGTACCTCGCTGGTGTGGCCGGGTACTGCGTTGCTGATTCACTGGCTGGACTGGCGCGGCGCGTGTTTTGCCATTGCCGGATTGTTGTGTCTCGCCGTATTACCGGCCTATTTCTATGCGCTGCCCGCGCCCACGCGATCCACCATGACAACAGCCGCGAATAAAGGTGCCGGGCGAGATGAACTGGCGCCCGCGCTGTTTTGGTTGCTATGCAGCATTTTCACCCTCGCTTCGGTGATCATGACGGCCATTTCGGTGCAGTTGATCAGCCTGTTGCAGGCTAGCGGTCATTCGCTGACGGCCGCGTTAGCGATCAGCGCCATTTTGGGCCCGTGCCAGGTTGGGTCGCGCATTGTCGATATCGCTTTCAAACGCGGGCATCCTATCTGGACAACGTTTTTTTCCGTGGGATTAGTGGCGATAGGGTTGATATTACTGACGTGCTATCCACAGTTTGCGCTGGTGAGTATGGTGCTTTACGGCGCGGGAAATGGTTTACGTGCGATTGTGCGCGGAACTTTACCGCTGGTAATGGTCAAACCAGAGGCTTACGCGATTGTGGTAGGGCGCATGGCGCGTCCAGCACTGATTGGCCAGGCGTTAACGCCGTTGGTAGGCGGTTACATTTTTCAGCAATTCGGGGCGAACGCGACACTCTGGTTGCTGTGCCTGTTGGCGTTGACGAATGTGCTGTTAGTCTGGGTGCTGAAGCACAAATTGCCCCCGCTTGACCCGCAAGCATCATAG
- the tus gene encoding DNA replication terminus site-binding protein — translation MSRYDLVADLHECVNTLELSLSSLRQQVEQQPLLIARAFSLPEIEKGHENDEIDRIAVTQHLGQKARDMALTHYCRLFMQDQSEKLSTKSAVRLPGAICIEADEATSEHISQQVADINALKLRLEHLITVESGLPSEARFEFVHQHLRGLITLNAYRSVTLLHAPDSLRFGWANKNIIKNLTREAVVEQLERSLKANRAQAPWTREQWAEKVQQELEMILSLPAGAKLKIKRPVKVQPIARVWRASNKKQVQLACPSPLLVLCRDKTQVPILGELLDYDAENVAHRYKPLAQPLHLVIPRLHLWSDRL, via the coding sequence ATGAGCCGCTATGACTTAGTCGCCGATTTGCATGAGTGCGTCAATACCCTGGAATTGAGTCTCAGTTCCCTGCGCCAGCAGGTGGAACAGCAACCGCTGTTGATCGCGCGCGCGTTTAGCCTGCCTGAAATTGAGAAAGGCCATGAGAATGATGAGATTGATCGAATTGCAGTGACACAGCATCTCGGCCAGAAAGCGCGTGACATGGCGCTTACCCATTATTGCCGTCTGTTTATGCAGGATCAGTCGGAGAAACTCAGTACCAAATCCGCTGTGCGTTTGCCAGGTGCGATCTGCATTGAAGCAGATGAAGCCACCAGCGAACACATCAGCCAGCAGGTGGCGGATATCAATGCCCTGAAACTGCGCCTTGAGCACTTGATTACCGTCGAGTCTGGCCTACCGAGCGAAGCGCGCTTTGAGTTTGTTCACCAGCATCTGCGCGGTTTAATTACCTTGAATGCCTATCGTAGCGTCACCTTGCTGCATGCACCGGACAGTCTGCGTTTTGGTTGGGCGAATAAGAATATCATCAAAAACCTCACGCGCGAGGCGGTGGTAGAGCAACTGGAACGCAGTCTCAAAGCCAACCGCGCCCAAGCCCCGTGGACACGCGAGCAGTGGGCCGAGAAAGTGCAGCAGGAGCTGGAGATGATCCTGTCCTTGCCTGCTGGCGCTAAGCTAAAAATTAAACGACCGGTCAAAGTCCAACCCATCGCTCGTGTCTGGCGCGCCAGTAATAAAAAGCAGGTGCAACTCGCCTGCCCTTCACCGCTGCTGGTGCTGTGTCGCGATAAGACGCAGGTGCCGATTTTGGGGGAATTACTGGATTACGATGCTGAAAACGTCGCACATCGCTATAAACCGCTGGCGCAACCGCTGCATTTGGTGATCCCACGGCTGCATTTATGGAGCGACCGGCTGTAA